From one Lycium barbarum isolate Lr01 chromosome 6, ASM1917538v2, whole genome shotgun sequence genomic stretch:
- the LOC132644003 gene encoding calcineurin B-like protein 10 has protein sequence MGSTSSSLKFTEKVCAAFFPIIAIIECLIYAASGCFGSQKLHHSPKKLRYEYRDLARLANGSRFTVNEVEPLYEMFKQLSSSIIDDGLIHKVSSMFLLCFYDYYSLRLIINVILAKIFLSRNKCHLRKPRHKLVSFFQIYPLTKTKKLKIREIANKGFEFVFEVNLEFVGDQELD, from the exons ATGGGTTCTACG AGTTCGAGCTTGAAATTTACAGAGAAAGTTTGTGCTGCATTTTTCCCAATAATTGCAATAATAGAATGTTTAATATATGCGGCATCTGGTTGTTTTGGATCTCAAAAATTACATCATAGTCCAAAGAAGTTGCGGTATGAATACAGGGATCTTGCTCGACTTGCTAATGGATCTAGAT TTACAGTAAATGAAGTGGAACCATTGTATGAAATGTTTAAGCAGTTGAGCAGTTCAATCATTGATGATGGTTTGATACATAAGGTAAGCAGTATGTTTCTGCTGTGCTTTTAtgattattactccctccgtctcataataaaTGTCATCTTAGCTAAAATATTTTTATCCcgtaataagtgtcaccttaggaaaccaagacataaattggtTAGTTTTTTCCAAATCTACCCTTTGACAAAAACTaaaaagttaaa AATTAGAGAAATTGCCAATAAGGGGTTTGAGTTTGTTTTTGAGGTTAACTTGGAATTTGTAGGAGATCAGGAACTAGACTGA